A window of Parambassis ranga chromosome 10, fParRan2.1, whole genome shotgun sequence contains these coding sequences:
- the LOC114443033 gene encoding protocadherin gamma-A5-like, whose product MEEAGIKGKLGDLRVSFCLAFLIMTNLEGISAQIRYSIQEELKPGTAVGNVAKDLGLDLGGLVNRNLRVVSGTKQDLFKVNPRDGVLVVNQRVDREELCAKTVPCITNLKAVVENPLEMHQVTVEILDVNDNSPKFPEENYTLEVLESAMVGSRFQVEAAHDLDVGMNSLNSYKLNHNQYFRLETEEYGEDGKIPFLVLQRPLDREHTALHWLQLNALDGGKPPKSGTINITVIVSDVNDNSPVCDKQKYTVKIKENAPAGTLLLTVNASDSDEGMNGEIEYFLRSKLRGLSSEPFNLDTNTGKLTVKGQLDYEEKRVYEIKVLAADKGTVSLSTQCNVVVRVEDVNDNQPEIDITSLSSHIPEDAPPGTVVALMGVTDLDSGVNGQVVCSVPGNLPFDLKPSPDGNSYSLVTKGYLDKETIHLYNIAITARDLGNPALSSTKVIQVDVVDVNDNSPLFTESPYTFYVPENNKAGMTIFSVSANDADGGENAAVTYSLDRRNPGASITSFLNINEANGTISALKSFDFETLKTFQFQVVATDSGSPSLSSNVTVNVFILDQNDNAPVILYPVSSNGSAEGVEEIPRNVNAGHLVTKVRAYDADIGYNGWLLFSLQEVSDHSLFGLDRYTGQIRTLRSFTETDEAEHKLVILVKDNGNVSLSATATVTVKVVEPKEAFAASDVKSAAKDDEDNNVTFYLMITLGSVSVLFLISILVLIAMQCSKSTDYTSKYLQETNYDGTLCHSIQYRSGDKRYMLVGPRMSIGSTIVPGSHANTLVLPDRRRASEEHVK is encoded by the exons GAAAGCTAGGAGATCTACGGGTTTCATTTTGTCTGGCCTTCCTGATTATGACCAACTTGGAAGGAATCTCTGCTCAAATACGATATTCCATTCAAGAAGAACTAAAACCCGGGACAGCTGTTGGAAATGTGGCCAAAGACCTTGGATTAGATCTTGGAGGACTGGTAAATAGGAACCTTCGTGTAGTGTCGGGAACAAAGCAGGATCTGTTTAAGGTAAATCCCAGAGATGGAGTTTTGGTCGTGAACCAGAGAGTAGACAGAGAAGAGCTGTGCGCAAAAACAGTTCCGTGCATCACAAATCTGAAAGCAGTTGTAGAAAATCCGCTCGAAATGCATCAAGTAACAGTTGAAATACTTGATGTAAATGATAATTCCCCCAAATTTCCCGAAGAAAATTACACACTGGAGGTGCTGGAGTCAGCCATGGTTGGGTCTCGATTTCAAGTGGAAGCTGCGCACGATCTGGATGTCGGTATGAATTCCTTAAATTCGTATAAACTAAACCATAACCAGTATTTCCGTTTGGAAACAGAGGAATATGGGGAGGACGGAAAGATTCCATTTCTAGTGTTACAGCGACCTTTGGATAGAGAACACACTGCTCTACACTGGCTACAATTAAACGCTTTGGATGGAGGAAAACCACCAAAATCAGGTACCATTAATATTACTGTTATTGTATCTGACGTTAATGACAACTCACCAGTGTGTGATAAACAAAAATACACCgtgaaaataaaggaaaatgcACCTGCAGGTACGTTGTTGCTCACAGTAAACGCATCTGATTCAGACGAGGGGATGAACGGTGAGATTGAGTATTTTTTAAGGAGTAAACTTCGAGGATTGTCGTCTGAGCCGTTTAATTTGGATACTAACACTGGAAAACTCACAGTGAAAGGACAACTTGATTACGAAGAAAAAAGGGTTTATGAGATTAAGGTACTGGCTGCGGACAAAGGTACCGTGTCTCTCTCCACACAGTGCAACGTTGTTGTTAGAGTGGAAGACGTGAATGATAACCAACCTGAAATAGACATCACATCACTATCAAGTCATATTCCAGAGGATGCACCTCCTGGTACTGTGGTGGCATTGATGGGTGTGACGGATCTCGATTCAGGTGTGAACGGACAGGTGGTCTGCAGTGTACCTGGTAATTTACCTTTTGACCTAAAGCCATCTCCGGACGGAAACTCATACTCTTTAGTTACAAAGGGCTATCTGGATAAAGAAACGATACATCTGTATAACATTGCAATCACAGCCAGAGATTTAGGAAACCCCGCCTTGTCGTCTACGAAAGTGATACAGGTAGATGTCGTTGATGTTAACGACAATAGTCCTTTATTCACTGAAAGCCCGTACACATTTTATGTGCCTGAAAATAACAAAGCCGGAATGACCATTTTCTCCGTGAGCGCGAACGATGCTGATGGAGGTGAAAATGCGGCAGTGACATATTCCTTGGACCGTAGAAACCCGGGGGCTAGTATAACCTCCTTTTTGAACATAAATGAAGCCAATGGAACAATTTCAGCCTTAAAAAGTTTCGACTTTGAAACGCTGAAGACTTTCCAGTTCCAAGTTGTTGCCACAGATTCTGGATCTCCGTCACTGAGCAGCAACGTCACAGTCAACGTGTTCATTCTGGATCAGAACGACAACGCTCCAGTCATCCTGTATCCAGTCAGCTCCAACGGttctgctgaaggtgtggaggagatTCCCCGGAATGTGAACGCAGGACACTTGGTGACTAAAGTCAGAGCCTATGACGCTGATATAGGATATAACGGCTGGCTgctcttttcactgcaggaagtTTCTGACCATAGTCTCTTTGGTTTGGACCGCTATACAGGGCAGATCAGAACACTTCgctcattcacagagacagacgagGCTGAGCATAAACTGGTCATACTGGTCAAAGACAATGGCAACGTCTCACTCTCAGCGACAGCTACTGTCACTGTCAAAGTTGTGGAGCCCAAAGAGGCTTTTGCAGCTTCTGATGTTAAAAGTGCAgccaaagatgatgaagataatAATGTGACTTTTTACCTGATGATAACTTTGGGATCAGTTTCGGTGCTTTTTCTTATCAGTATCCTCGTGCTGATTGCAATGCAGTGCTCCAAATCCACAGACTACACTTCTAAATATCTGCAAGAGACTAATTATGATGGGACACTGTGTCACAGCATCCAGTACAGATCAGGAGACAAACGCTACATGTTAGTTGGACCCAGAATGAGTATAGGATCTACTATTGTCCCTGGAAGTCATGCTAATACACTAGTGCTCCCTGACAGGAGAAGGGCATCTGAGGAG CATGTTAAGTAA